A genomic stretch from Pontibacter liquoris includes:
- a CDS encoding YkvA family protein, which translates to MSIARSINQPNRQSPANHWRQHPSSPSPVQYPMLKRWKETVRKLKEDIYTLYLAANDPRIPFGAKVVLVITVAYAFSPIDLVPDFIPVIGYLDDLLLLPLGIWLCIKLIPPEVLTEYRAKAKEQLRQHKPNYLMAGVILIIWLLLGYWFYRSWIADLD; encoded by the coding sequence TTGAGTATAGCCAGAAGTATAAACCAGCCTAACAGGCAATCGCCGGCAAACCACTGGCGGCAGCACCCCTCCTCTCCATCTCCCGTACAATACCCCATGCTGAAACGCTGGAAAGAAACCGTCCGCAAACTCAAAGAGGATATTTATACCTTGTACCTGGCCGCCAACGATCCTCGGATCCCGTTCGGCGCCAAAGTGGTGCTGGTCATTACAGTGGCCTATGCCTTTAGCCCCATCGACCTGGTGCCCGACTTTATACCCGTTATCGGCTACCTCGACGACCTGCTGTTGCTGCCACTGGGCATCTGGCTGTGCATTAAACTCATTCCACCGGAGGTGCTAACCGAATACCGGGCAAAAGCCAAAGAGCAGCTGCGGCAGCATAAGCCAAACTACCTGATGGCGGGCGTCATTCTCATCATCTGGCTGTTGCTGGGTTACTGGTTTTACCGGAGTTGGATTGCCGACCTCGATTAA